From the genome of Sulfurovum sp. NBC37-1, one region includes:
- the mltG gene encoding endolytic transglycosylase MltG: protein MSVSRKATWRTWMVWAENIAVVLIIALAFYTTIPVRTTQTLYIPQGSINIIISQLAKKGYAVSVVDNFILRVMGSPQTGWIFLGKNEMNRIDFLHKLTSSKAMINKVTLIPGETSEIFFDMLAKELKLDPKKLYKYYHEFSLYPEAGIFADTYYVPYGIKEKHLMHFLVRESEKKYKAISEKIYGTYNTKQWQKVLVVASIIQKEAANKEEMSLVSSVIYNRLKKGMRLQMDGTLNYGKYSHVKVTRERIKNDESTFNTYKHKGLPPSPIGSVSIAAIRAAIRPAKTKHLYFMKNKEGTHDFSDSFKAHRKNVKKAR from the coding sequence ATGAGTGTATCACGCAAAGCAACATGGAGAACATGGATGGTATGGGCAGAGAACATTGCCGTCGTTTTGATCATTGCGCTTGCCTTTTACACTACAATACCCGTCAGAACGACGCAGACGCTCTACATTCCTCAAGGTTCTATTAATATTATTATATCACAGCTGGCTAAAAAAGGATACGCTGTATCCGTTGTCGACAACTTTATTCTGCGTGTCATGGGCAGTCCGCAGACGGGTTGGATATTTCTGGGGAAGAATGAGATGAACCGTATCGATTTTCTTCATAAACTCACCTCATCTAAAGCGATGATCAACAAAGTCACCCTGATCCCGGGAGAGACTTCGGAGATCTTTTTTGATATGCTGGCAAAAGAGCTGAAACTCGACCCCAAAAAACTTTACAAATATTACCATGAATTTTCCCTCTATCCCGAAGCAGGGATCTTTGCCGATACCTATTATGTCCCCTACGGGATTAAAGAAAAGCACCTGATGCATTTTCTTGTGCGTGAATCCGAAAAGAAATACAAGGCGATCTCGGAGAAGATCTATGGAACGTACAATACCAAACAGTGGCAGAAAGTACTGGTGGTCGCCTCGATCATTCAGAAAGAGGCAGCCAACAAAGAAGAGATGTCCCTGGTCTCCTCTGTCATTTACAACCGTCTGAAAAAAGGGATGCGCCTGCAGATGGACGGTACGCTCAATTACGGAAAATACTCCCATGTCAAGGTCACACGGGAACGCATCAAAAATGATGAAAGCACTTTCAATACCTACAAACATAAAGGCCTGCCGCCCTCACCTATTGGCTCAGTGAGCATAGCTGCCATCCGGGCAGCCATCCGACCGGCAAAAACGAAGCATCTCTATTTTATGAAGAATAAAGAGGGTACGCATGACTTCTCAGACAGCTTTAAGGCACATAGGAAGAATGTGAAGAAGGCTAGATAG